GATCGTCGCTCCCGCCAGGGACCCTTCCGGGCTTCGCAGGGCGCTGGCGCGCCCAGAACGCGAAACCCGAAAGGGCGACGCCCGCGTGTGCTCACGATCCGCCAACCCCAAACCCGAGCGGCCCCGCCACGCCACCCCAAACCGCGCCACCCCAAACCGCGCCGCCCCAAACCGCGCCGCTCCAACCGCGCCGCCCCAAACCGAGCCGCGCCGCCCCGAACCGAGCCGAGCCGCCCGAACCCGGCTGGTCGTGCCAGCCCACCGAAGCAGCCCGTGCCACCCAAAACCCGATGTCGTGCCACCCCGAACCGCAATAACGGTGTCGGACCGCCCCGCAGTGGCCGTGCCGGACCGCCCCGCCGTGATCGTGCAGGACCGCCCCGCGGTGGTCGTGCCGGATTGCCCGGCGATGGTCGTGCCCGCGGCCGAGGTGGAGCCGATCCTCGACGCCTCCTGCGGCCCGCCCGGGACCGGGCCTGGCTGGTCCCGGCCGCCCCGATCCGCAGGTGACCGTGCGGCCCACGCCCGGCTGCTGCGGGACGGCTCGATTCGGGGGTGGCCGCGACGTGTCAGCGCCGGGACTGGGTGCCGATAGGGTCGCGGGATGACTGCGAACTGGCGGCATCTGCCGGCGCCGGCCCGGCCCGTGGCGGCGGCCACCACCGCGGCGGTCGACGCTGTCCGGACCCACGACGAGGCGGCGCTGGACGAGGCCGCCGGCGACCTGGCCGGGCTGGATCCGGCGCACACCGGGCTGATCCTGGGCACCACGGTGCGGCTGCTGCTGGAGGACGGGCACCCCGACGGGCTGACCGCCGACGACATCCGGGACGCGCTGGCCTCCTGCGTGCGCGCGCACCCCGAGGCACATCCGCAGGTGGTGCTCTGGCTGCTGGCCGGCGCGCTGGGCGTGCTGGACGAGGACGGGATGCCGGCCCCGAAACCGGACGCGCTGGCCCGCAACGCCGCCCTGCTGATCACCGATCTGCTGGCCAGGCGCGACCTCCGCCCGTGGCTGACCGCCGCGCTCACCGAGATCCAGCACACCCAGCTGAACGACTGAGCACGCCCCGCCCCGGACCCTGCCCGCCCAGCTTTCGCTGTCATGGGCCGTGCTCCCGGGCCCAGGCGCAGATCGCGGCCAGCGGCTCGCGCAGGGTGCGGCCCAGCTCGGTCAGCTCATACTCCACGTGCTGCGGCGGGTCCGCTTTGTACACCCGGCGGACCACCAGGCCATCCGCCTCCATCCCGCGCAGCGTCTCGGTCAGCATCTTCGGGGTGATCCCGGGGATGCGCCGGCGCAGCCGGGCCGGCCGCTGTGCCCCGTCGGCCAGTGCGTAGATCAGCAGCACCCGCCACTTGACCGCCAGCCGCTCCAGGGCCTGCCTGGTGACGCAGTCCTCGGCCAGCACGTCCGGTACGAAAAGGTCCACAGCCCGGCCCCCATGGGTACTCCGAAGTGCCTTCTGTCCGCCGTTGCCCCCGCAGCCTAACGTCGGCCTGTGACAGAAACAGTGACGTTCTTCAGCGAGGGACTGCGGCTCTCCGGCGTCCTGCGGACCGCCCCGGGCACCCGTGCCGCGGTGCTCACCGGCCCGTTCACCGGCGTCAAGGAGCAGGTCGTGGCCGATTACGCGGAGCGCCTGACCGCCGCCGGGATCACCACCCTGACGTTCGACCACCGTGGCTTCGGTGCCAGCGAGGGGCGCCGCGGTCACGAGGACAGCCAGGGCAAACTCGCCGACCTGCGAGCCGCCGTCGGGGTGCTGGACGGGTACGACCGGGCGGTGGTCGGTGTCTGCCTCGGCGCCGGTTACGCGATGCGCGCCGCCGCCACCGACCCCCGGGTGCGCGCCGTGGCCGGGATCGCCGGTGCCTACAACAGCCCGGCCTGGTTCGCCGAGCGGATGGGCCTGGAGGCGTACCGAAAAGCCCTGACGGACATGCTGGACCGTTACGACGAGGAGATCCCGGCGGTCGCCGAGTCCGGTGAGGCCGCGATGCCCGGCGAGGAGCCGTGGTCCTATTACTCCCGCTGGATCGGCCGTGGCACCTGGGAGAACCGGGTGACCCGCGGCTCGCTGCACAGCCTGATGACGCTGGACGTGCTCGGTGTCCGCCCGCTGCTGCCGCCCAGCCTGATCGTGCACGGCCGGGTGGACGAGTACTGCTCACCCGAGCTGGCCGAGGCGATGCACGCGGACGAGACCCGCTGGCTGGACTGCACCCGGCACGTCGACCTCTACGACAACGACGAGTACGTCAGCCAGGCCGTGGCCGCCACGGTGGACTTCCTCGACCGCCCACGCTGAGCCGTGTTTCGGATCCGGACAGCGAGGTGGCCCGTCACCCCCGAGGGGATGACGGGCCACGCCGTCGGTGCTCAATCGGATTCGGTCGGCCGCCACCCCCGCTGGGGTGAACCGCGGCGAGGACCGCGCGTCAGGAGGGCCGGAGCCCCACCGAGGTGCGCGGGGAGGGTGGCTCGGCACAGCCCAGAAGGCCGACCAAGCCGGACACCCACAGTTGCCGGTAGACAGTGGCACTGGGGTGGCTCACCACCAGCTTGATACCGCTGGCGGCGGCGGTGTGGAAACACGCCACCAGAATCCCGATCCCGATGCTGTCGATCAGCATGACGCGCTGGAGATCCAAACAGATCTTCAGGGGTGTCATGGTGGTCAGGACGTCGTTGACGGCGTCCCGCATGACGTGCGCGTTGTCCAGATCGATCTCCCCGCTCGGGGCGATCTCGACAGTGCCGTCGGCCAGCTGGCGGG
This window of the Actinoplanes oblitus genome carries:
- a CDS encoding winged helix-turn-helix transcriptional regulator, with amino-acid sequence MDLFVPDVLAEDCVTRQALERLAVKWRVLLIYALADGAQRPARLRRRIPGITPKMLTETLRGMEADGLVVRRVYKADPPQHVEYELTELGRTLREPLAAICAWAREHGP
- a CDS encoding alpha/beta hydrolase, yielding MTETVTFFSEGLRLSGVLRTAPGTRAAVLTGPFTGVKEQVVADYAERLTAAGITTLTFDHRGFGASEGRRGHEDSQGKLADLRAAVGVLDGYDRAVVGVCLGAGYAMRAAATDPRVRAVAGIAGAYNSPAWFAERMGLEAYRKALTDMLDRYDEEIPAVAESGEAAMPGEEPWSYYSRWIGRGTWENRVTRGSLHSLMTLDVLGVRPLLPPSLIVHGRVDEYCSPELAEAMHADETRWLDCTRHVDLYDNDEYVSQAVAATVDFLDRPR
- a CDS encoding STAS domain-containing protein, with amino-acid sequence MYLPITTRQLADGTVEIAPSGEIDLDNAHVMRDAVNDVLTTMTPLKICLDLQRVMLIDSIGIGILVACFHTAAASGIKLVVSHPSATVYRQLWVSGLVGLLGCAEPPSPRTSVGLRPS